The genomic window TCCTACCGCCATGAGGAAGCGAACCGATGCCAGCCCCACCTTGTAGATATCAGTGGCGTGCTGCGCGGCCGACATGAGGTATCCGGTGAGCGCGCCGGTCATTGCGGTGACGTCGTCCAATGCGGTTTGCAGCAGCTCGGCTTGTGGTTTCAGCGACGGGTCGAAGTTTTCGATGCTGTCGTTGATCTGACTCGTCACAAATTGCAGCGCCTTGCCGTGGTCGCGGACGATCTTGCGGAAGAAGAAGTCCAATGCCTGGATGGCCGTGGTGCCTTCGTAGAGTGAATCGATCTTGGCGTCGCGGATGTACTGCTCAATGGGATAGTCCATCAGGAAGCCCGAACCACCCAGCGTCTGTAGCGATTCGGTCAGAATCTCATAGGCCCGCTCGGAGCCCACGCCTTTGACGATCGGCAACAGCAGGTCGTCGACACGATGCGCCATGTCCGGGTCGGCACCTGAGACACGTTGCGCCACAGCGTCATCCTGATGCGCGGCGGCATAGAGGTACAGCGCGCGCAGACCTTCGGCGTAGGCCTTTTGCGTCATCAGGCTGCGGCGTACGTCCGGGTGATGCATGATCGTCACTCGCGCCGCCGTCTTGTCGGTCATCTGGGTCAGATCGGCGCCCTGCACTCGCTCCTTGGCGTACGCCAGCGCGTTGAGATAACCGGTGGACAACGTGCCAGAGGACTTCACGCCGATGGTCATGCGCGCGTGCTCGATCACCGTGAACATCTGCGCGATGCCGTTGTGCACACCGCCCACCAGATAACCGACGGCCGGCACATCGGTGGCACCGAACGTCAGCTCGCAGGTTGGTGAGGACTTCAAGCCCATCTTGTGTTCCAGGCCGGTGACATAGACGCCGTTGCGGGAACCCAGCTCACCGGTGTCGGGGTCGAACAGGTAGTTGGGAACGTAGAACAGGCTGAGCCCCTTGGTGCCTGGGCCGGCGCCTTCCGGCCGGGCCAGGACCAGGTGGAAGATGTTTTCCGCCGTGTCGCCGACGTCGCCGCCCGAAATGAAGCGCTTCACGCCCTCGATATGCCAGGTGCCGTCGGGTTGCTCGACGGCCTTGGTGCGTCCGGCGCCCACGTCGGAGCCCGCGTCCGGCTCGGTGAGCACCATGGTGGCCTGCCATCCGCGCTCGACGCCGATCGCCGCCCAGTGCCGCTGCTGCTCGTTGCCCTCGATGTAGAGCGACTGAGACAGCGTGCGGCCGAGGTTGAAGAAGCAAGCGGATGGATTGGCGCAGTAGATCATTTCGTTGACCGCCCAGATCAGCGGCGCTGGGGCGGGCATGCCGCCGATCTCTTCGGCCAGTCCCAGCCGCCACCATCCCGCTTCTTTGATCGCGTCAACGGTCTTCACCAGTTCGGGGGACACGCTGATGCTGTGGGTCTTGGGGTCGAAGACGGGGGGATTACGGTCGGCGAACGCGAACGAGTCGGCGATCGGGCCCTCGGCTAGCCGCGCCGCCTCGGTCAAGATGGTGCGCACCGTGTCCGCGTCGAGATCGCTGTAGCGACCGGTACCCAGGACGGCGCCCACGTCGAGGACCTCGAACAAGTTGAACTCGAGATCGCGCACATTGGCGATGTAGTGGCCCAACGTGGTTCCCTTCACTTCCGGCGAATCAGGCCCTCAGTGTGGCCGACGCCGGAAAACGTACGCAACCGTAACCTCGGCGCAGCCGATTGTGCTGCGCAATCCGATCCAATGGCATACCGCAACAAAACCGAGACTTACCAACATCTTTGCGTCGATAGACTCGGCCGGGTCATTGCCACCGATCCGCTGCGAGGCCGCCCGGCATGATTTTGCCTACGCTCGAAAGAACTACTGCTACAGCCGAATCGGGTGTTGGTCCAGCCATCACCCGACGGCCCGCGCAGTGGCGGACGGTGCTGTGGTCGGTTATCTCGGTGCGTTGGGCCGCAACCGCTTTGGGCCTCTTCCTGGCCGGCGTGACGGGTCAGGTCTGCGGTGCTCCGCACGCGCTCTGCTGGACCCTGTATCTGGCCTGCTACCTCGCCGGCGGCTGGGGATCGGCGTGGGCTGGGGCGCAAGCGTTGCGCAACAAGGCCCTTGACGTGGACTTGCTGATGGTTGTTGCCGCGATCGGCGCCGTCGCCATTGGTCAGATCTTCGATGGTGCGCTGTTGATCGTCATCTTCGCCACCTCCACCGCGCTCGACGAGGTGGCCACCAAGCACACCGCGGACTCGGTAAAAGGCTTACTAGACCTCGCGCCCGACCGAGCCGTGCTGGTCGGGGGCGACGGCACCCAGCGCGTCGTGCCCGCCGGTGACTTGGTGGTGGGGGACCGCGTCGTGGTGCGGCCCGGGCAGCGGATTCCCGCCGACGGGGTGGTCGCCTGCGGCTCCTCCGAGGTGGACCAGTGCTCGATCACCGGCGAGTCGATGCCAGCGGCGAAAAGCGCCGGTGACGAGGTCTTCGCCGGCACGGGCAACGGATCCGGTGTGCTGCAGGTCGTGGTCACCCGCGACCCGGCGCACAGCGTCGTCGCGCGCATCGTCGAACTCGTGGCCGAAGCCTCGGCCAGCAAGGCAAGAACCCAGTTGTTCATCGAAAAGATCGAGCAGCGTTACTCCGTGGGTGTGGTCGCCGCCACGGTGGCCCTGATCGCTGTTCCGCTGCTGATGGGTGCCGCCTTGCAGCCGGTGCTGCTGCGCGCCATGACGTTCATGATCGTCGCGTCGCCGTGCGCAGTGGTGCTTTCGACCATGCCGCCGCTGCTGTCGGCCATCGCCAACGCCGGCCGACATGGGGTGCTGCTCAAATCGGCGGTGGTCGTCGAACGCCTCGCCGAAACCAGCATCGTCGCGCTGGACAAGACCGGCACACTGACCGGCGGTAACCCTCAGCTGACCATCGTCGAGCCGTTGCGCCCCGAACAATACAGCGCACACCACCTGCTCGAGTTAGCCGCAGCGGCAGAGCAATTCAGCGAACATCCCCTCGGTCGAGCCGTTGTCGACGAGGCGCGCAGGCGCGGCGTCAGCATCCCGGCGGCCGAGGATTTCCGCGCGTTGCCAGGGCGCGGGGTCCGCGCCGCGGTAGGCCGCGCTTTCGTCGAAGTCTGCAGCGCGCACGGCTACACCGGTGCCCCGCTGCCCCAGGTCGCCCCGATCGTGGGCGCCGGCGCCACCGCGGCCATCGTGCTGGTGAACGGAGTGGCGGTTGGGCTGCTCGGACTGACCGATCAGATCCGGCAGGACGCGCCGCGGTCCATCGCATCCCTGGCGGCGATGACGTGTACGCCGCCGGTGCTGTTGACCGGCGACCACGAGCGCGCGGCCACCCGAATCGCCCAGGACACCGGAATCGGCGATGTGCGCGCCGCGCTGCTGCCGGAGCAGAAGGTCGACGCGGTGCGTGACCTGCAGGCCGGCGGCCACCGGGTGCTGGTCGTCGGCGACGGCGTCAACGATGCACCGGCCATGGCCGTCGCGCACGCCTCGATCGCCATGGGCGCCGGCGCGGACCTCACCTTGCAGACCGCCGACGCGGTCACCGTCCGCAACGAACTGCACGCCATCCCCACGATCATCGCCCTGGCTCGGCAGGCGCGCCGGGTAATGGCCGCTAACCTGGCCATCGCCGCCACGTTCATCACCGTCCTGGTGCTGTGGGACCTGCTCGGTGACCTGCCACTGCCGGTCGGGGTGGCCGGGCACGAGGGATCGACTCTGCTGGTCGCGCTCAACGGCATGCGCCTCCTGACCGACCGGTCCTGGCGGGCGGCGGCGGCCCCGGCGTTGCTGACGCCCGCTGGAACCGCGTTGCTGGAACAACCGAGCGCCCCGGGGCGTTAGCGCAGACGTGACTACCCAAGACATCACTGCAGCGCAGTTCAACGACACGATCAACGACAACGATATGGTCCTGGTCGACTTCTGGGCCTCCTGGTGTGGCCCGTGTCGCGCCTTTGCGCCGACGTTCAAGGCGTCCTCGGAGAAGCACCCGGACGTGGTGTTCGCCAAGGTCGACACCGAAGCCGAGCAAGAACTGGCGGCGGCCGCTCAGATCCGGTCCATCCCCACGTTGATGGCTTTCAAGAAGGGCAAATTGCTGTTCAATCAGGCCGGCGCGCTGCCTCCCGCGGCGTTGGAGGACCTGATCGAGCAGCTCAAGGCTTTCGACGTGGACGCCGTGGCCCAGCCCGGAGACGCCGAACAAGCCTGATTTGCCGCAGGTGGGCTACTTTCGACAGGTGAGTTTGGTCCTCGTCGAGCACCCGCGGCCCGAAATAGCGCTGATCACCCTGAACCGCCCCGAGCGGATGAACTCCATGGCTTTTGACGTCATGGTTCCGCTCAAGGCGGCGCTGGAACAGGTCACTTACGACAACTCCGTGCGAGTCGTGGTGCTGACCGGGGCGGGCCGAGGGTTCTCCTCCGGCGCAGACCACAAGTCAGCCGGCTCGGTGCCGCACGTCGAGGACCTGACGCGGCCCACCTATGCGCTGCGGTCCATGGAGCTGCTGGACGACGTCATCCTGTCGCTGCGACGGATGCACCAGCCCGTCATCGCCGCGGTGAACGGACCGGCCATCGGCGGGGGCTTGTGCCTGGCGCTGGCCGCAGACATCCGGGTGGCGTCCACCAGCGCGTACTTCCGGGCTGCCGGCATCAACAACGGCCTGACCGCGAGCGAATTGGGGCTGAGCTATCTGCTGCCGCGCGCCATCGGATCGTCACGGGCGTTCGAGATCATGCTCACCGGCCGCGACGTCAGCGCCGAGGAGGCCGAGCGGATCGGGCTGGTGTCCTGTCAGGCGCCTCCGGATCAGCTCCTGGACACCTGTTATGCGATCGCGGCCCGGATGGCGGCGTTCTCCCGGCCGGGGATCGAATTGACCAAACGCACACTATGGAGTGGACTGGACGCTGGCAGTCTGGAGGGGCACATGCAGGCCGAAGGCCTGGGCCAGCTTTTCGTCCGTCTGCTCACCGCCAACTTCGAAGAGGCGGTCGCCGCGCGCGCAGAGAAGCGGCCGGCGGTCTTCACCGACGACAAGTAGTCAGGACAAGGAGAGCGATCGTGATCACGGCTACGGACCTCGAGGTCCGCGCTGGAGCGCGCATCCTGCTCTCACCCGACGGCCCCGACCTGCGGGTGCAGCCCGGCGACCGCATCGGTCTGGTCGGGCGCAACGGGGCCGGCAAGACGACGACCCTGCGCATCCTGGCCGGCGAGAGCGAGCCGTACGCCGGATCGGTGTTGCGTAACGGCGAAATCGGTTACCTGCCACAAGATCCCAAAGAAGGCGACCTCGATGTGTTGGCCCGCGACCGGGTGCTGTCGGCGCGCGGTCTGGACGTGCTGCTCACCGACTTGGAGAAGCAGCAGGCGTTGATGGCCGAGGTCGCCGACGACGACGCGCGGGACCGCGCGATCCGCCGCTACGGCCAACTCGAGGAGCGTTTCGTCGCGCTGGGCGGCTACGGCGCCGAAAGCGAAGCGGCTCGCATCTGCGCGAGTC from Mycobacterium kubicae includes these protein-coding regions:
- a CDS encoding acyl-CoA dehydrogenase, with translation MGHYIANVRDLEFNLFEVLDVGAVLGTGRYSDLDADTVRTILTEAARLAEGPIADSFAFADRNPPVFDPKTHSISVSPELVKTVDAIKEAGWWRLGLAEEIGGMPAPAPLIWAVNEMIYCANPSACFFNLGRTLSQSLYIEGNEQQRHWAAIGVERGWQATMVLTEPDAGSDVGAGRTKAVEQPDGTWHIEGVKRFISGGDVGDTAENIFHLVLARPEGAGPGTKGLSLFYVPNYLFDPDTGELGSRNGVYVTGLEHKMGLKSSPTCELTFGATDVPAVGYLVGGVHNGIAQMFTVIEHARMTIGVKSSGTLSTGYLNALAYAKERVQGADLTQMTDKTAARVTIMHHPDVRRSLMTQKAYAEGLRALYLYAAAHQDDAVAQRVSGADPDMAHRVDDLLLPIVKGVGSERAYEILTESLQTLGGSGFLMDYPIEQYIRDAKIDSLYEGTTAIQALDFFFRKIVRDHGKALQFVTSQINDSIENFDPSLKPQAELLQTALDDVTAMTGALTGYLMSAAQHATDIYKVGLASVRFLMAVGDLLIGWRLLVQADVAHAALADSPSRNDEAFYQGKVAVAAFFAKNMLPKLTGVRAVIESIDDEIMRIPEDAF
- a CDS encoding enoyl-CoA hydratase, which encodes MPQVGYFRQVSLVLVEHPRPEIALITLNRPERMNSMAFDVMVPLKAALEQVTYDNSVRVVVLTGAGRGFSSGADHKSAGSVPHVEDLTRPTYALRSMELLDDVILSLRRMHQPVIAAVNGPAIGGGLCLALAADIRVASTSAYFRAAGINNGLTASELGLSYLLPRAIGSSRAFEIMLTGRDVSAEEAERIGLVSCQAPPDQLLDTCYAIAARMAAFSRPGIELTKRTLWSGLDAGSLEGHMQAEGLGQLFVRLLTANFEEAVAARAEKRPAVFTDDK
- a CDS encoding heavy metal translocating P-type ATPase — protein: MILPTLERTTATAESGVGPAITRRPAQWRTVLWSVISVRWAATALGLFLAGVTGQVCGAPHALCWTLYLACYLAGGWGSAWAGAQALRNKALDVDLLMVVAAIGAVAIGQIFDGALLIVIFATSTALDEVATKHTADSVKGLLDLAPDRAVLVGGDGTQRVVPAGDLVVGDRVVVRPGQRIPADGVVACGSSEVDQCSITGESMPAAKSAGDEVFAGTGNGSGVLQVVVTRDPAHSVVARIVELVAEASASKARTQLFIEKIEQRYSVGVVAATVALIAVPLLMGAALQPVLLRAMTFMIVASPCAVVLSTMPPLLSAIANAGRHGVLLKSAVVVERLAETSIVALDKTGTLTGGNPQLTIVEPLRPEQYSAHHLLELAAAAEQFSEHPLGRAVVDEARRRGVSIPAAEDFRALPGRGVRAAVGRAFVEVCSAHGYTGAPLPQVAPIVGAGATAAIVLVNGVAVGLLGLTDQIRQDAPRSIASLAAMTCTPPVLLTGDHERAATRIAQDTGIGDVRAALLPEQKVDAVRDLQAGGHRVLVVGDGVNDAPAMAVAHASIAMGAGADLTLQTADAVTVRNELHAIPTIIALARQARRVMAANLAIAATFITVLVLWDLLGDLPLPVGVAGHEGSTLLVALNGMRLLTDRSWRAAAAPALLTPAGTALLEQPSAPGR
- the trxA gene encoding thioredoxin, which produces MTTQDITAAQFNDTINDNDMVLVDFWASWCGPCRAFAPTFKASSEKHPDVVFAKVDTEAEQELAAAAQIRSIPTLMAFKKGKLLFNQAGALPPAALEDLIEQLKAFDVDAVAQPGDAEQA